Proteins from a genomic interval of Treponema primitia ZAS-1:
- a CDS encoding nitrogenase component 1 → MSFVIEQPRFTCALAAQQTVLAIPRALPIIHAGPGCAAKVSQFASAGQQGEGYGGGLQIACTNSYEQEVVFGGEKKLRATIDGALRVLKGDLFVVLTGCTADIVGDDTINITKEFAEQGKPIVGVETAGFKGNSYYGHEAAVNAIIEQFVGEAEPKLRKGLVNVFSVVPYQDPFWRGDLEALKTLLESIGLEVNILFGYDSGGAAEWQDIPNAQFNLLVSPWVGLSTVKLLEEKYGTPFLHYPVLPVGALETNAFLRAVGTYAGIPTDTVERVIQKEEERYYQYLVSLLDFLGDYRTNLPSELYTVADSAYGLSFSSFLVNEAGFVLKGLYITDDAPQAYAALINEIAKSRDESFKDRTFFEVDGGLIQRDIKKKLGNSRKALFLGSSWEKLLARETNNLYTFVSAPISDAVIINKSFLGYRGGLQLIEEIYTDNFKTKQSVSRNTNSYAIEAEALKSL, encoded by the coding sequence ATGAGTTTTGTTATTGAACAGCCAAGATTTACCTGTGCCCTGGCGGCCCAGCAGACCGTCCTTGCCATACCCAGGGCGCTGCCCATAATTCACGCCGGACCGGGTTGCGCCGCGAAGGTCAGCCAGTTTGCCTCCGCAGGGCAGCAGGGGGAAGGGTACGGCGGCGGGCTCCAAATAGCATGCACCAATTCCTACGAACAGGAAGTGGTATTCGGGGGTGAAAAAAAGCTCAGGGCCACCATCGACGGCGCCCTGAGGGTATTAAAGGGGGACCTCTTTGTGGTCCTTACGGGATGCACCGCAGATATTGTGGGGGATGACACCATCAATATCACCAAGGAATTCGCCGAACAGGGTAAGCCCATTGTGGGGGTTGAAACCGCGGGCTTTAAGGGGAACAGTTATTACGGCCACGAAGCGGCGGTGAACGCTATTATCGAACAGTTTGTGGGGGAAGCGGAACCCAAGCTGCGGAAAGGACTGGTAAATGTTTTTTCCGTGGTCCCCTATCAGGATCCGTTTTGGCGGGGGGATCTTGAAGCCCTAAAAACCCTTCTGGAATCCATAGGCCTGGAGGTAAATATCCTCTTTGGCTACGATTCAGGCGGCGCTGCGGAATGGCAGGATATCCCCAACGCCCAGTTTAACCTCCTGGTTTCCCCCTGGGTGGGATTAAGCACCGTAAAACTGCTGGAAGAAAAATACGGCACACCATTTCTGCACTATCCCGTACTACCCGTGGGCGCATTGGAAACAAACGCCTTCCTGCGGGCAGTGGGGACCTACGCCGGAATTCCAACGGACACCGTAGAAAGGGTGATACAAAAAGAGGAAGAACGGTATTATCAATATTTGGTCTCCCTCCTTGATTTCCTGGGGGATTACCGCACAAACCTCCCATCGGAACTCTACACCGTGGCGGACAGCGCCTATGGTTTAAGCTTTTCCAGTTTTCTGGTAAACGAAGCGGGCTTTGTCCTCAAGGGTCTGTATATCACCGATGACGCCCCCCAAGCTTATGCAGCCCTGATTAATGAAATTGCCAAATCACGGGATGAATCATTTAAGGACCGTACCTTCTTTGAGGTAGACGGCGGCCTTATTCAGCGGGACATAAAAAAGAAGCTGGGAAATTCCCGGAAGGCCCTGTTCCTGGGTAGCAGCTGGGAGAAATTACTGGCCCGGGAAACCAATAATCTCTATACCTTTGTGAGCGCCCCCATATCGGATGCGGTGATCATCAACAAGAGCTTCCTGGGTTACCGGGGTGGACTGCAACTGATAGAAGAAATATACACGGACAACTTTAAGACGAAACAGTCCGTTTCCCGGAACACCAACTCCTATGCCATAGAAGCAGAAGCGCTTAAGTCTCTTTAG
- a CDS encoding dihydroorotase yields the protein MTLISGGRLLNPLSSDQRPGMDDILDIALESGRITRIGKIDPRDGVYEQVIDARGKTVVPGLVDVHVHFRDPGLTYKEDIASGAAAAARGGFTSVVCMANTKPPVDNAETLTEVLAKAAKAVIRVYTVAALSKGMGGVELTDMAALKKLGALGFSDDGIPIRDAAFLQKALLAARELDAPISLHEEDPALIGIPGINEGKVSAALGMTGAPAVSESSLVARDCMLALATGARVHIQHLSCAESLELVRLAKRLGCTARLTAEVTPQHFSLTEDAVLTQGTLAKLNPPLRTERDRRALIEGLKDGTIDMIATDHAPHGAEEKSRPFAEAPSGLIGLETALALGITNLVLPGYLSLSELIGKMTAAPAALYGLEAGFLAEGGPADITIIDDRETWTVSGFVSKSANSPFIGQTLTGKVKYTICAGKIVYQDGEA from the coding sequence ATGACCTTAATCTCAGGCGGCCGCCTGCTCAACCCCCTATCCTCGGACCAAAGGCCCGGCATGGACGATATCCTGGATATAGCCCTGGAAAGCGGCCGGATCACCCGTATTGGGAAGATTGATCCCCGGGATGGCGTCTATGAGCAGGTTATCGACGCCCGGGGGAAGACGGTTGTTCCCGGTCTGGTTGACGTACACGTCCACTTCCGCGATCCCGGCTTAACCTATAAGGAAGATATTGCGTCCGGAGCGGCGGCTGCGGCCCGGGGCGGCTTCACCAGCGTGGTCTGCATGGCCAATACCAAGCCGCCGGTGGATAACGCCGAAACCCTGACGGAGGTCCTGGCTAAGGCGGCAAAGGCTGTTATCCGGGTCTACACCGTGGCGGCGCTAAGCAAAGGCATGGGCGGCGTGGAGCTTACCGACATGGCGGCGCTTAAAAAGCTCGGCGCCCTGGGCTTTAGCGATGACGGCATCCCTATCCGGGACGCTGCCTTTTTGCAAAAGGCCCTGTTAGCCGCCCGGGAACTGGATGCCCCCATCAGCCTCCACGAGGAGGATCCCGCCCTGATTGGCATACCCGGTATAAACGAAGGGAAGGTGTCCGCCGCTCTGGGAATGACCGGAGCCCCGGCGGTGTCGGAAAGCTCCCTTGTAGCCCGGGACTGTATGCTTGCCCTAGCCACGGGCGCCCGGGTCCATATTCAGCACCTTAGCTGCGCCGAATCCCTGGAGCTTGTGCGGCTGGCGAAGCGCCTTGGCTGTACTGCCCGGCTTACCGCCGAAGTGACCCCCCAGCATTTTTCCCTCACCGAGGATGCGGTCCTTACCCAAGGAACCCTGGCGAAGCTCAACCCGCCCCTGCGTACCGAGCGGGATCGCCGGGCTCTTATCGAGGGGCTTAAGGACGGGACCATCGACATGATTGCTACGGACCACGCCCCCCATGGCGCCGAAGAAAAATCCCGGCCCTTTGCCGAAGCCCCCAGCGGGCTCATAGGCCTGGAGACCGCCCTGGCCCTGGGGATCACCAACCTGGTCCTGCCGGGGTACCTCAGCCTGAGCGAGCTTATCGGAAAAATGACGGCGGCTCCGGCGGCGCTCTACGGGCTTGAAGCGGGGTTTCTGGCGGAGGGCGGTCCTGCGGACATCACCATCATTGATGATAGGGAAACCTGGACCGTTTCCGGCTTTGTCTCCAAATCCGCAAATTCACCCTTTATCGGACAGACCCTGACGGGGAAGGTGAAGTACACCATCTGCGCCGGGAAAATCGTTTACCAGGACGGGGAGGCGTAG
- the cysK gene encoding cysteine synthase A: MSKIAKRLTDLVGNTPLLELTNFSEVKKLQARLIAKLEYFNPLSSVKDRIGYALIKDAEERGLIKKDSVIIEPTSGNTGIALAFVAAAKKYRIILTMPETMSLERRTLLSALGAEIVLTPGPEGMKGAIARAKQLAAETPNSYIPGQFDNPANPEIHRRTTALEIWCDTDGEVDIFVSGVGTGGTITGVGEVLKQKKPGVKIVAVEPFDSPVLSGGNPGPHKIQGIGPGFVPGVLNTKIIDEIFKVKNEEAFNTSRELALEEGLLAGISSGAAVYAASEIAKRPENKGKVIVVLLPDTGERYLSTSLFSKET; the protein is encoded by the coding sequence ATGTCAAAAATTGCAAAGAGATTGACTGATTTGGTCGGCAATACGCCGCTTTTAGAACTTACCAATTTCAGCGAAGTAAAAAAACTTCAAGCGCGGCTTATAGCCAAGCTGGAATATTTCAACCCCCTGTCTTCCGTGAAGGATCGTATCGGATATGCGCTTATTAAGGATGCGGAAGAACGGGGACTTATCAAGAAAGATTCGGTTATTATTGAACCCACCAGCGGGAACACCGGTATAGCCCTGGCCTTTGTGGCGGCGGCAAAAAAATACCGGATCATCCTTACCATGCCCGAGACCATGAGCTTGGAACGGCGTACCCTTCTTTCCGCCCTGGGCGCAGAGATTGTGCTGACCCCCGGCCCCGAGGGTATGAAGGGCGCCATAGCCAGGGCAAAACAGCTTGCTGCGGAAACCCCCAATTCCTATATTCCCGGCCAGTTCGATAATCCTGCAAATCCGGAAATACACCGCCGTACCACGGCGCTGGAAATCTGGTGCGATACGGACGGCGAGGTGGATATTTTTGTCAGCGGGGTTGGTACCGGCGGTACCATCACCGGAGTTGGGGAGGTGCTCAAGCAAAAGAAACCGGGGGTAAAAATTGTGGCGGTGGAACCCTTTGATTCGCCGGTACTTTCCGGTGGAAATCCTGGACCCCACAAGATCCAGGGCATAGGCCCGGGGTTTGTTCCCGGTGTGCTGAATACCAAAATTATCGATGAGATTTTTAAAGTTAAAAATGAAGAAGCCTTTAACACCAGCAGGGAATTAGCTTTGGAAGAGGGTCTTTTGGCGGGGATTTCTTCGGGCGCCGCAGTATACGCCGCCAGTGAAATAGCAAAACGGCCGGAAAACAAGGGGAAGGTGATTGTGGTACTGCTGCCTGATACGGGGGAACGGTATTTATCAACTTCCCTGTTTTCTAAAGAGACTTAA
- a CDS encoding nitrogenase component 1 has protein sequence MSIYTGAPEVEVRERRLHSIISYNGTAKDLHERAKTNTIPLGDRSFSQCSSCPEGCASGTVGRTRDAAVVFHAPVGCYATTLELTLGTTGAANARKEKPIHINTLCTNLQEKDTIFGAAEKLRQALREAHNRFHPKVLYITTSCTSGIIGEDIESVADEMEEELGYSVVPIYCEGFKSKIWSSGFDAGFHGILRKVVKPPVKKQKDLVNVFNFAGIDTFSPLLARMGLRVNYLVGLATVEQLETMSEAVCSVSICETLSMYVASVLEERYGVPELKVAAPYGLDWTDAWLRALGKATGREEQAEKVIAEERAKYAGEIEELKGKLSGKKLYVIAGDSFAHNLANLVKSLDLEWAGVTSLHHDMFTDNPASVNSMEALVETNGDVTNFSVCNLQPYQVVKLLKNLHPDFLICRHPGLSPLGLKLGIPTIFEGDANYSIGYEGIVKMGKRLLELLETRKVIDNISRHVKLPYTDWWLEQEDPFYFSGEKTK, from the coding sequence ATGAGTATTTATACCGGGGCGCCGGAAGTTGAAGTGCGGGAAAGACGTTTACATTCCATTATTTCCTACAACGGTACGGCAAAGGATCTGCATGAAAGGGCAAAGACCAATACCATCCCCCTGGGGGACCGGTCCTTCAGCCAATGCTCTTCCTGCCCCGAAGGATGCGCCTCGGGAACCGTGGGCCGTACCCGTGATGCGGCGGTGGTTTTCCACGCCCCCGTGGGCTGCTACGCCACCACACTGGAACTTACCCTTGGTACCACGGGGGCCGCAAACGCCAGAAAGGAAAAGCCCATCCATATTAATACCCTCTGCACAAACCTCCAGGAAAAGGATACTATCTTCGGCGCCGCAGAAAAACTACGTCAGGCCCTGCGGGAAGCGCACAACAGGTTCCATCCAAAGGTACTCTACATTACCACCTCCTGCACATCGGGGATTATCGGCGAAGATATAGAAAGCGTTGCCGATGAGATGGAGGAGGAATTGGGCTACTCGGTGGTTCCCATTTACTGCGAGGGGTTTAAGTCAAAAATATGGTCCTCCGGGTTTGATGCGGGTTTCCACGGCATACTCAGAAAGGTGGTTAAGCCGCCGGTAAAAAAGCAGAAAGATCTGGTAAACGTATTTAATTTTGCCGGGATAGATACATTTTCGCCCCTCCTGGCCCGTATGGGGCTCCGGGTTAATTACCTTGTGGGCCTTGCAACGGTTGAACAGCTTGAAACCATGTCGGAAGCGGTCTGTTCGGTTTCCATTTGCGAAACCCTGTCCATGTATGTGGCCTCGGTTCTGGAGGAACGCTACGGCGTGCCGGAGTTGAAGGTCGCCGCGCCCTACGGCCTGGACTGGACCGACGCCTGGCTGCGCGCCCTGGGCAAGGCTACCGGCAGGGAAGAGCAGGCGGAAAAGGTGATCGCCGAAGAACGGGCAAAATACGCCGGTGAAATTGAGGAGCTCAAGGGGAAACTTTCGGGGAAAAAACTCTACGTCATAGCGGGGGATTCCTTTGCCCATAACCTGGCAAACCTGGTAAAAAGCCTGGACCTTGAATGGGCGGGGGTAACGTCCCTGCACCACGATATGTTTACCGATAACCCGGCATCGGTTAATTCAATGGAAGCCCTGGTGGAGACCAACGGAGATGTAACAAATTTTTCGGTTTGTAACCTCCAGCCCTATCAGGTAGTAAAGCTGCTCAAAAACCTCCACCCGGATTTTCTGATTTGCCGCCACCCCGGCCTTTCTCCCCTGGGCTTAAAGCTGGGCATACCAACCATCTTTGAGGGGGACGCAAACTACAGCATCGGCTACGAGGGAATTGTCAAAATGGGAAAACGTTTACTGGAGCTTTTGGAAACCAGAAAGGTGATTGATAATATCTCCCGTCACGTAAAGCTGCCCTATACCGACTGGTGGCTGGAACAGGAAGATCCCTTTTACTTCAGCGGAGAAAAAACCAAATGA
- a CDS encoding ABC transporter ATP-binding protein, which yields MVSFVQQPVKAGETTVTGDYKIVARNINRVFQAKKSVLGKKEFTAIKDLNLEVKQGEFVTIVGPSGCGKSTFLDILAGLAAPSSGELFIDGHKITGPALDRGIVLQGYALFPWRTVRQNIEYGLEIKKIKKQERKEISSKFIELVELNGFEDHYPHELSGGMKQRVAIARALAYDPEVLLMDEPFAAVDAQTRETLQDELLNIWEKTHKTIIFITHSIEEAVFLADRVAVMSNSPGTIKRIIDVELPRPRRIGDTRKSIDFSRITGVVWSLLHDIGVPEVKEDTRESYGDDVQKEAEKRNIDSAAL from the coding sequence ATGGTGAGTTTTGTTCAGCAGCCGGTGAAGGCCGGGGAAACAACGGTTACCGGGGACTATAAAATTGTCGCCCGGAATATTAACCGTGTTTTTCAGGCTAAAAAATCAGTTTTGGGTAAAAAAGAATTTACCGCAATAAAGGATCTTAACCTTGAAGTAAAGCAGGGTGAATTTGTTACCATTGTTGGCCCTTCAGGATGCGGTAAATCGACATTTTTGGATATCCTGGCAGGACTCGCCGCGCCGAGCTCGGGGGAATTGTTTATCGATGGCCATAAGATTACCGGACCTGCCCTGGACAGGGGTATTGTATTACAGGGCTACGCATTATTCCCTTGGCGGACGGTACGGCAGAACATTGAATACGGGCTTGAAATCAAAAAAATAAAAAAACAAGAACGTAAAGAAATCAGCAGCAAGTTTATTGAGCTGGTTGAATTAAACGGGTTTGAGGATCATTATCCCCACGAACTTTCCGGGGGTATGAAACAGCGGGTTGCCATTGCCCGGGCGCTTGCCTACGACCCGGAGGTTCTGCTGATGGATGAACCCTTTGCCGCGGTGGATGCGCAGACCAGGGAAACGTTGCAGGACGAGCTTCTCAATATTTGGGAAAAGACCCATAAGACCATAATCTTTATAACCCACAGTATTGAAGAGGCGGTGTTTCTGGCGGATCGGGTGGCGGTTATGTCCAACAGTCCCGGTACGATTAAGCGTATTATTGATGTTGAACTGCCCCGTCCCCGGCGGATAGGGGATACACGGAAATCTATTGATTTTTCCAGAATTACCGGGGTGGTGTGGAGTCTGCTCCATGATATTGGGGTACCTGAAGTTAAAGAAGATACCCGGGAAAGTTATGGTGATGATGTTCAAAAGGAAGCGGAAAAAAGGAATATTGATTCTGCTGCTCTATAG
- a CDS encoding nitrogenase component 1, producing MSAVVEQPRYSCALAAQQTVLAIPGAHPIVHAGPGCSTKVSGFTTISAGHQGEGFSGGNIVSSTNSCEQEVVFGGEQKLRTTIDGALQVLEGDLFVVLTGCTADIVGDDSINIAKEYAEQGKPLVGVETAGFKGNSYIGHDLVVNAILEQYLGDVTAKPRKGLVNVFSVVPYQDPFWRGDLETVKKLLESIGLEAHVFYGYTAEGTAEWKDIPNAQFNLLLSPWVGLSSVKLLEEKYGTPFLHYPILPVGAKETSRFLRELAAFAGIEKTVVEGVVKKEEDRFYQYLVSMIDFLAEFRNNLPSELYTVADSAYAVGQSSFLVNEIGFIPKGVYITDGAEESHIRIITEATAQRDQELSELLVFETDGGLVQQDIRKKLGKSRKALFLGSSWEKMLAKETNNLYAFTSLPLPETVIVNNTFLGYDGGLNLLEDIYSNVFKTKTTTSRTQILIDE from the coding sequence ATGAGTGCCGTAGTAGAACAACCACGCTATTCCTGCGCCCTGGCGGCCCAACAAACCGTACTGGCCATACCCGGCGCCCATCCCATCGTTCATGCCGGTCCGGGATGCTCCACCAAGGTTTCCGGGTTTACCACCATTAGTGCCGGGCATCAGGGGGAAGGATTTTCCGGGGGCAATATCGTCTCCAGCACTAATTCCTGCGAACAGGAAGTGGTATTCGGCGGAGAGCAAAAGCTGCGCACCACCATTGACGGCGCCCTGCAGGTGCTGGAGGGTGATCTCTTTGTGGTCCTTACCGGATGCACCGCAGATATTGTGGGGGATGATTCGATTAACATCGCTAAGGAGTATGCGGAACAGGGCAAACCCCTGGTGGGGGTCGAGACCGCCGGATTTAAGGGTAACAGCTACATCGGACACGATCTGGTGGTGAACGCCATCCTTGAACAATACCTCGGTGATGTAACGGCAAAACCCCGGAAGGGTCTGGTGAATGTCTTTTCCGTGGTGCCCTACCAGGATCCCTTCTGGCGGGGGGATCTTGAAACCGTCAAAAAACTGCTGGAATCCATTGGGCTTGAGGCCCATGTGTTCTACGGTTATACGGCGGAGGGGACCGCAGAATGGAAGGATATTCCCAACGCACAATTTAACCTTTTGCTTTCCCCCTGGGTCGGCTTGAGCAGCGTAAAACTGCTGGAAGAAAAATACGGCACACCTTTTCTACACTACCCAATACTGCCTGTGGGCGCCAAAGAAACGAGCAGGTTTCTGCGGGAGCTTGCCGCCTTTGCGGGTATAGAAAAGACGGTGGTAGAAGGGGTTGTAAAAAAAGAAGAAGACCGGTTTTACCAGTACCTGGTCTCCATGATAGATTTTCTGGCGGAATTCCGCAACAACCTGCCCTCGGAACTATACACCGTGGCGGACAGCGCCTATGCGGTTGGCCAAAGCAGTTTCCTGGTGAACGAAATCGGCTTTATCCCCAAGGGGGTGTATATCACCGACGGCGCTGAGGAAAGCCATATTAGGATCATCACCGAAGCTACAGCCCAACGGGATCAGGAACTGTCGGAACTGCTGGTATTTGAGACCGACGGCGGCCTGGTCCAGCAGGATATCCGGAAAAAACTGGGGAAATCCCGGAAAGCCCTGTTTCTGGGGAGCAGCTGGGAAAAAATGCTTGCCAAGGAAACGAATAATCTCTATGCCTTCACAAGCCTTCCCCTGCCGGAGACGGTGATTGTTAATAATACTTTTCTTGGCTATGACGGCGGCCTTAACCTTCTGGAAGACATTTATTCCAATGTGTTCAAAACAAAGACCACCACATCCAGAACACAAATTCTAATTGATGAATAG
- a CDS encoding dihydroorotate dehydrogenase electron transfer subunit yields MAGVISNRQVSPDFYLLETECTARDCTAWDGTQGSIPAIRAGQFCMLRSWDSIPVLSRPISIFDADGDRISFLYKTVGRGTAIFSQLKPGDSITVQGPLGRGFPDVRGRVAMVGGGAGIAPFYLGAKQYRAACSTSAANGTKAALGTSAAGCTVDLYLGFSGASFLTEEYRGLARGTPLQVARGTPLQVARGTPLQHADRLTVNVGGLITDDIDPAGYDWIFTCGPEIMMKVLWEKCKAAGVGDRLFVSLESRMACGVGACYGCSRKTVTGNKKVCKDGPVFPAAEVFGL; encoded by the coding sequence ATGGCCGGGGTTATTTCCAACCGGCAGGTTTCGCCGGACTTTTATCTGCTGGAAACAGAATGTACCGCCCGGGACTGCACTGCCTGGGATGGGACTCAAGGCAGTATCCCTGCGATCCGCGCCGGGCAGTTCTGCATGCTCCGTTCCTGGGACAGTATCCCCGTACTTTCCCGGCCCATCAGTATATTCGACGCCGATGGAGACAGGATTTCTTTCTTATATAAAACCGTAGGCCGGGGAACGGCGATATTTTCCCAACTCAAACCAGGTGACAGTATCACTGTTCAGGGGCCTCTTGGGAGAGGCTTCCCCGATGTACGCGGAAGGGTTGCAATGGTAGGCGGCGGCGCAGGAATCGCCCCGTTTTATCTGGGGGCGAAACAGTACCGCGCCGCTTGCAGCACGAGCGCCGCAAATGGTACGAAGGCCGCACTTGGTACGAGCGCCGCCGGCTGCACGGTTGACCTGTACCTGGGCTTCAGCGGCGCATCTTTCCTGACTGAGGAATACCGGGGCCTTGCGCGGGGAACTCCGTTGCAAGTAGCGCGGGGAACTCCGTTGCAAGTAGCGCGGGGAACTCCGTTACAACATGCGGATAGGCTTACCGTGAATGTTGGCGGCCTTATCACCGACGATATTGACCCTGCGGGTTACGACTGGATTTTTACCTGCGGCCCGGAAATTATGATGAAGGTCCTCTGGGAAAAGTGCAAGGCCGCCGGGGTAGGGGATAGGCTCTTTGTATCCCTGGAGAGCCGCATGGCCTGCGGAGTGGGGGCCTGTTACGGGTGCAGCAGAAAAACGGTGACGGGAAACAAAAAGGTCTGCAAAGACGGCCCGGTGTTTCCCGCAGCGGAGGTGTTCGGCCTATGA
- a CDS encoding type II toxin-antitoxin system PemK/MazF family toxin, whose translation MTRGSIWWVEFDPAVGSEIRKTRPAIIVSNNIANQHLSRVVVVPVTSNTSRVYPGEAIVTVNGTQNKAMSDQIMSADKSRLKSKIGILSDVDILSLETALKEFLYLSS comes from the coding sequence ATGACCCGTGGAAGTATCTGGTGGGTTGAATTTGATCCCGCTGTAGGTTCAGAAATTCGGAAAACACGGCCGGCGATAATTGTTAGCAATAACATTGCTAACCAGCATTTAAGCCGTGTTGTTGTTGTCCCGGTTACGAGCAATACATCCCGTGTATATCCCGGGGAGGCAATCGTAACGGTCAACGGCACACAAAACAAAGCAATGTCTGACCAGATTATGAGCGCCGATAAAAGCCGGTTAAAAAGTAAAATAGGCATATTATCGGACGTTGATATTCTCTCCCTTGAAACTGCCCTTAAAGAATTCCTCTATCTATCATCGTGA
- a CDS encoding nitrogenase component 1, whose amino-acid sequence MSIFSTTPEIEVRERRLHSIISYTGSAKDLYEKSKDRSIVHTERSYSQCSSCAEGCAGVVTHIRDTAVVFHAPIGCDAGMFNNALASNGTAVARGKQEFKLNMLSSNILEQDTIFGATEKLRNAIREADKRFHPRAIFVTTSCASGIIGEDVESVADEMEEELGYPIAPIYCEGFKSRIWSSGFDAAFHGVLRKLVKPPVKKQEDLINVFNFEGTDTFTPILSRMGLRVNYLLPLTSLEEVETISEAVCSTTICETLSMYVAAVLEEKYGVPEVKAPSPYGIDWTNKWLRAIGKITNREEQAERIIKEDEEKYREELEYYKEKLKGKKVYVVSGDSFAHNLANIGKSLGLELVGATSLHHDLKTDNPDSVNTLSALIETNGDIPNFSVCNMQPYQITKILQRLKPDLLVCRHGGLTTLGSKLGIPAILEGDANYSIGYEGVVKMGRRFYEALRTKKLVDTIASHVKLPYTSWWLAESDPFYFQRGNEK is encoded by the coding sequence ATGAGTATTTTTAGTACGACGCCGGAAATTGAAGTACGGGAGCGCCGTTTACACTCGATCATTTCGTATACCGGGTCCGCAAAGGATCTGTACGAAAAATCAAAGGACCGCTCTATTGTCCATACCGAGCGTTCCTACAGCCAGTGCAGTTCCTGCGCTGAAGGCTGCGCCGGGGTTGTAACCCATATACGGGATACGGCGGTGGTGTTTCATGCCCCCATAGGCTGTGACGCGGGGATGTTCAACAACGCCCTGGCCTCCAACGGTACCGCCGTGGCCCGGGGAAAACAGGAATTCAAGCTGAATATGCTCAGCAGCAACATCCTGGAACAGGATACTATCTTCGGGGCCACAGAAAAACTGCGTAACGCCATACGGGAGGCTGACAAACGGTTTCACCCCAGGGCGATATTTGTAACCACCTCCTGCGCCTCGGGCATTATCGGGGAAGATGTGGAAAGCGTGGCCGATGAAATGGAAGAAGAACTGGGGTACCCCATAGCGCCGATTTACTGCGAGGGCTTTAAGTCGCGGATATGGTCATCGGGGTTTGACGCCGCCTTCCACGGGGTACTGCGAAAACTGGTAAAGCCGCCGGTAAAAAAGCAGGAGGATCTGATCAACGTCTTTAACTTTGAGGGGACCGATACCTTTACCCCTATCCTCTCCCGCATGGGACTGCGGGTTAATTACCTGCTGCCCCTTACTTCCCTTGAGGAAGTGGAAACCATATCCGAAGCGGTCTGCTCAACCACCATCTGCGAAACCCTGTCCATGTATGTGGCGGCGGTGCTGGAGGAAAAATACGGCGTGCCCGAGGTAAAGGCGCCCTCCCCCTACGGCATTGACTGGACGAATAAATGGCTGCGGGCCATTGGAAAAATCACAAACCGGGAAGAACAGGCGGAACGGATCATCAAAGAGGATGAAGAAAAATACCGGGAAGAACTTGAGTATTACAAGGAAAAACTCAAGGGCAAGAAGGTGTATGTGGTCTCCGGAGATTCCTTTGCCCATAACCTGGCCAACATTGGTAAAAGCCTGGGGCTTGAACTGGTGGGGGCAACATCACTGCACCACGATCTCAAGACCGATAATCCCGATTCGGTTAATACCCTGAGCGCATTAATCGAAACTAACGGCGATATACCGAATTTTTCGGTCTGCAATATGCAGCCCTACCAGATTACCAAGATACTTCAAAGGCTGAAGCCGGACCTTCTGGTATGCCGGCACGGGGGACTTACCACCTTAGGTTCCAAGCTGGGCATTCCGGCAATTCTGGAGGGGGATGCAAATTACAGCATCGGGTATGAGGGAGTTGTCAAAATGGGGCGGCGTTTTTACGAAGCCCTGCGGACAAAAAAATTGGTTGATACTATTGCCAGCCATGTAAAGCTGCCCTACACCAGTTGGTGGCTGGCGGAAAGTGATCCCTTTTATTTCCAGCGGGGGAATGAAAAATGA